From Oscillospiraceae bacterium CM, a single genomic window includes:
- a CDS encoding inorganic phosphate transporter, giving the protein MLSLMLIAVIIAALTFDFINGFHDTANAIATSVSTRVLTPRKAIIMAAGLNFLGALVSTGVAETISKGLVHASLEQYVIVAALLAAIIWDLFTWYLGIPSSSSHALIGGLVGSAIVYAASFDTIIWSGVLKKVIIPLFSSPVIGFLMGYIIMSGLYKLLKRCTPQFVDKWFSKFQVVSAAFMSFSHGSNDAQKSMGIITLALVSAGVINRDFGIPVEVKLACALAMAIGTSLGGWKIIKTIGVNMIRLQPIGGFAAETSAAIVIQVMTALKAPVSTTHVISASIMGVGASKRLSAVRWSLVKNIITSWFITIPATMLLGAGITFIFKLIANH; this is encoded by the coding sequence ATGCTTAGTCTGATGCTGATTGCGGTGATTATCGCCGCTTTGACCTTTGACTTTATCAATGGCTTTCACGACACGGCAAATGCCATCGCAACATCCGTTTCGACCCGTGTATTAACGCCGCGAAAGGCTATTATCATGGCTGCCGGTCTAAATTTTCTCGGTGCTCTCGTCAGCACGGGCGTCGCCGAGACGATATCCAAAGGTCTTGTTCACGCCTCTTTAGAGCAATACGTTATTGTTGCTGCGCTGCTTGCCGCTATCATCTGGGACCTTTTCACATGGTATCTCGGCATTCCGAGCAGCTCCTCTCACGCGCTCATCGGCGGCCTTGTCGGCTCGGCTATCGTCTATGCCGCAAGCTTTGATACCATCATCTGGTCGGGTGTCCTGAAAAAAGTTATTATCCCGCTCTTCTCTTCCCCCGTCATCGGCTTTTTGATGGGCTATATCATTATGTCCGGATTGTACAAGCTGCTCAAGCGCTGTACGCCACAGTTCGTCGACAAATGGTTTTCCAAGTTTCAGGTCGTCTCAGCCGCCTTTATGTCATTCTCTCACGGCAGCAACGACGCGCAGAAATCAATGGGTATTATCACGCTCGCGCTTGTCAGCGCCGGTGTCATCAATCGTGATTTCGGCATCCCAGTCGAGGTGAAGCTGGCCTGTGCCCTTGCGATGGCCATCGGCACATCCCTTGGCGGCTGGAAGATCATTAAGACAATCGGCGTCAATATGATCCGCCTTCAGCCAATTGGCGGCTTCGCGGCTGAGACAAGCGCCGCTATCGTCATTCAAGTCATGACAGCGCTCAAAGCGCCCGTGAGCACAACACACGTTATCTCCGCGTCCATCATGGGCGTCGGCGCTTCCAAACGCCTGTCGGCCGTCCGCTGGTCGCTTGTCAAGAATATTATTACTTCCTGGTTTATTACAATCCCGGCAACGATGCTCCTTGGTGCCGGTATAACATTTATCTTTAAGCTGATCGCAAACCATTAA
- a CDS encoding Crp/Fnr family transcriptional regulator, protein MEVADTTSTLARSFSAWDHLTPDERESVLANTTLMHYPKGTCVHNGENDCKGMLIIKSGVLRTYMLSENGKEITLYRLKAGDVCVLSASCVLSAITFDVQIDAEENADVYFTSSLYLQGLVERNIYVECFVYKTATDRFSDVMWAMQQILFMSMDKRLAVFLWDEIAKSADDTVHLTHEQVARDVGSAREVVSRMLKYFSSEGIVELSRGGIRIIDKKKLRKLTE, encoded by the coding sequence ATGGAAGTGGCGGATACAACCTCAACCTTAGCGAGGTCTTTTTCGGCCTGGGATCACCTGACGCCGGACGAGCGGGAAAGCGTTTTGGCAAACACAACCTTAATGCATTACCCAAAAGGTACCTGCGTGCATAACGGCGAGAATGACTGTAAAGGCATGCTCATTATTAAAAGCGGCGTTTTGCGGACGTATATGCTGTCCGAAAACGGTAAGGAGATCACACTTTACCGGCTCAAAGCAGGCGATGTGTGCGTCCTTTCCGCTTCATGTGTTTTATCGGCCATCACGTTTGACGTACAGATTGACGCCGAGGAAAACGCCGACGTCTATTTTACAAGCTCTCTGTACCTGCAGGGCCTTGTTGAGCGCAATATTTATGTTGAATGCTTCGTCTATAAAACAGCGACCGACCGTTTTTCCGACGTGATGTGGGCGATGCAGCAGATCCTCTTTATGAGCATGGATAAACGTCTGGCTGTCTTTCTCTGGGATGAGATTGCCAAATCAGCCGACGATACGGTGCACCTGACACACGAACAGGTGGCACGTGACGTCGGCAGTGCTCGTGAAGTCGTCAGCCGGATGCTGAAATATTTTTCATCAGAGGGCATCGTCGAACTCTCCCGCGGCGGAATCAGGATCATTGACAAAAAGAAGCTTCGAAAGCTTACCGAGTAG
- a CDS encoding purine-binding chemotaxis protein CheW — protein sequence MSEVINNAVNEEDAQKGRFLDFLVGTESYGIEIKYVTEIIGIQSITELPEMPDYVKGIINLRGRIIPLIDIRLRFALEPKPYDDRTCVIVVDIGGFSYGLIVDSVAEVLTIPDEEISPLPGLNTISGNRFVKSIGKTPSAIVLILDCEKLLSDDVMGELADISA from the coding sequence ATGAGCGAAGTCATCAATAACGCCGTCAACGAGGAAGATGCCCAAAAAGGCCGTTTTCTGGACTTCTTGGTCGGCACGGAATCATACGGCATTGAAATAAAATATGTGACGGAGATTATTGGCATCCAGAGCATCACGGAGCTGCCGGAGATGCCGGATTATGTGAAAGGCATTATTAACCTGAGAGGGCGCATCATCCCGCTTATCGATATCCGTCTGCGTTTTGCACTTGAGCCGAAGCCATATGATGACAGAACATGTGTCATCGTCGTCGACATCGGCGGCTTCTCCTATGGCTTGATTGTCGACAGTGTTGCCGAGGTGCTGACGATTCCGGACGAGGAAATCTCCCCTCTTCCGGGCCTAAACACCATATCAGGGAACAGATTCGTTAAAAGTATCGGTAAAACACCATCCGCCATCGTTTTGATCTTAGACTGCGAAAAGCTCTTGTCGGATGACGTTATGGGCGAGCTCGCCGATATCAGTGCCTGA
- a CDS encoding cell wall hydrolase has product MCLDTRELFARLIRCEAEGEGDAGMRAVATVVMNRVHVAYGEYLRTGQGDLRRVIEQACQFSCLKTVIGGSDNGQNIWNMTPLQVHYDIADWAIQGGTFTGVGSQSLWYMNPFVPTCPDPFPYNGSGYWFTRVNQHCFYNPTDLYAQT; this is encoded by the coding sequence ATGTGTTTGGATACAAGAGAATTATTTGCACGGCTGATTCGCTGCGAGGCAGAAGGCGAGGGTGACGCCGGTATGCGGGCTGTCGCCACCGTCGTTATGAACCGCGTCCACGTCGCGTACGGCGAGTATCTCCGCACAGGTCAGGGCGACCTTCGCCGTGTGATCGAGCAGGCATGCCAGTTTTCCTGTCTGAAAACTGTGATCGGCGGCTCAGATAACGGGCAAAATATCTGGAACATGACGCCGCTGCAGGTTCACTACGATATCGCCGACTGGGCCATTCAGGGCGGCACTTTCACCGGTGTCGGCAGTCAGTCACTCTGGTATATGAACCCGTTTGTCCCGACCTGCCCAGACCCCTTCCCGTATAACGGCTCAGGCTACTGGTTCACGCGCGTTAATCAGCATTGCTTCTATAATCCGACAGACTTATACGCGCAAACATAA
- a CDS encoding protein-glutamate O-methyltransferase CheR encodes MVKITEKEFKQITDYVKANFGIQLKEEKLALVTGRLQSLLVQKNFRTFSEYYAYVVGDTTGQAAIDLINKITTNHTFFMREVEHFNFFRDRVLPYLKNEISDRDLRVWSAGCSTGEEPYTLAMIIDEFFGAEKKNWDTAILATDISLKALNEAKNGVYSNKELAPLPTHWRSNYFKKVDAETSAVSDAIKNGVIFRPFNLMNETFSFRKKFHVIFCRNVMIYFNNETKAELVNKFYEMTEKGGYLFIGQAESLNKELTKYKFVMPAVYRKE; translated from the coding sequence TTGGTTAAAATTACGGAAAAGGAATTCAAGCAAATCACAGATTACGTGAAAGCCAACTTTGGCATCCAACTGAAGGAAGAAAAGCTGGCACTTGTCACCGGCAGGCTTCAAAGCCTTTTGGTTCAAAAAAATTTCCGGACCTTTTCGGAATATTATGCCTACGTCGTCGGCGATACAACAGGCCAAGCAGCCATTGACCTCATAAATAAAATAACGACGAATCATACATTTTTCATGCGGGAAGTCGAGCATTTTAACTTTTTCCGCGACCGCGTCCTGCCTTATCTGAAAAATGAAATCAGTGACCGCGACCTGCGCGTCTGGAGTGCCGGGTGCAGCACCGGCGAGGAGCCGTATACACTCGCGATGATTATCGACGAATTTTTTGGTGCTGAGAAAAAGAATTGGGATACGGCAATTCTCGCCACCGATATCTCACTCAAAGCCCTCAATGAGGCAAAAAACGGCGTATACAGCAACAAGGAACTGGCGCCCTTGCCCACCCACTGGCGGTCGAATTATTTTAAGAAAGTCGATGCTGAAACAAGTGCCGTCAGCGACGCCATAAAAAACGGGGTCATCTTCCGGCCTTTCAATCTTATGAACGAAACATTTTCCTTCCGCAAGAAATTTCATGTGATTTTCTGCCGGAACGTGATGATCTATTTCAATAATGAAACGAAGGCCGAGCTTGTCAATAAATTTTATGAGATGACAGAGAAAGGCGGCTACCTGTTCATCGGTCAGGCGGAGTCGCTCAACAAGGAGCTGACAAAATACAAATTTGTCATGCCAGCTGTTTATCGGAAGGAATAA
- a CDS encoding YaaR family protein, producing the protein MDINKISRAEKPPLYGVTSSSGGGTAGERFRDQMGQSLKDNLKKRAQELFDDLKETAQCLETPVNLDTFERCRLLIKELLSDILQNAYTLQTEQVTDANGRQRLFETVTVIDQKLSTLASDLFVETGDKLDILSRVDDIRGLVMDLLL; encoded by the coding sequence ATGGACATCAATAAAATCAGCCGCGCGGAAAAGCCGCCCCTATACGGCGTGACATCTTCTTCCGGCGGCGGCACGGCCGGAGAACGCTTCCGCGACCAGATGGGCCAATCGCTGAAGGACAACCTGAAAAAACGCGCGCAGGAGCTGTTTGATGACCTGAAGGAAACGGCGCAGTGTCTTGAAACGCCCGTCAATCTTGATACGTTCGAGCGCTGCCGCCTCTTAATAAAGGAGCTGTTGTCCGACATTCTTCAGAACGCTTACACGCTGCAGACGGAGCAAGTAACAGACGCCAACGGGCGTCAGCGCCTTTTTGAAACTGTTACCGTCATTGATCAGAAGCTCAGCACATTGGCATCCGACCTCTTTGTCGAGACGGGTGATAAGCTCGATATCCTAAGCCGCGTTGACGATATCCGAGGCCTTGTGATGGATCTGCTTCTATGA
- a CDS encoding amidase domain-containing protein has protein sequence MGNGSASYDRLRAVGYAHTWAYGRNPMYYNYENIGGDCTNFVSQCLFAGAQVMNHARNGWYYYDANNKSASWSGVEFLYEFLVGNSGLGPFAALSSAEDILPGDIIQMSFNGQYFQHSLFVVDTGRGAGKKTIQVATHTDDTDHNPLETYTYEKIRFLHILGVRL, from the coding sequence ATGGGCAACGGTTCGGCGTCATATGACAGGCTTCGCGCTGTCGGATATGCGCACACATGGGCATATGGGAGAAACCCCATGTATTATAATTATGAAAACATCGGTGGTGACTGCACCAATTTCGTCTCTCAATGCCTGTTCGCGGGCGCGCAGGTGATGAATCACGCACGAAATGGCTGGTATTATTATGATGCCAACAACAAGTCGGCCTCCTGGTCCGGCGTTGAATTTCTCTATGAATTTTTAGTCGGCAACAGTGGGCTCGGTCCATTTGCCGCGTTGAGCTCGGCAGAGGACATCCTGCCCGGCGATATCATCCAGATGTCCTTTAACGGCCAGTATTTCCAACACTCCCTGTTTGTTGTGGACACCGGCCGTGGCGCAGGGAAGAAAACCATACAAGTCGCCACGCATACGGATGACACGGACCATAATCCGCTTGAAACATATACATATGAAAAAATCCGTTTTCTGCATATCCTAGGCGTGCGCTTATAG
- a CDS encoding chemotaxis response regulator protein-glutamate methylesterase, translating into MLSKKIRVLIVDDSALFRGVVSKGISADPDIVVVGTAIDPFDARDKIVETDPDVMICDVVMPRMDGIEFIRRLLPQYPLRVVVVSSQSEAVLDAMNAGAVDFVAKPDTTSGRSSSIFIADLIEKIKISSYAKLPVVQSAAPAARSILQPVSTATKKLIALGASTGGTEAIFSVLNALPTNLPGIVIVQHIPPVFSRTFAERLNRTTRLRVKEAQTGDFVEPGTAFIAPGDKHLIVNKIGDKIRLECYVGEKVNGHCPSVDVLFNSVALSIGKDAVGVILTGMGADGARGLALMRQKGARTIGQDEATSVVYGMPKVAFEIGAVEKQAPLDAIAQAIVTAAT; encoded by the coding sequence GTGCTCTCAAAGAAAATACGTGTATTGATAGTTGACGACAGCGCCCTATTCAGAGGCGTTGTTTCAAAAGGCATTTCGGCAGACCCTGACATTGTCGTTGTCGGAACGGCCATTGACCCGTTTGATGCACGGGATAAAATCGTTGAGACAGACCCTGATGTGATGATCTGTGACGTTGTCATGCCACGGATGGACGGTATTGAATTTATCAGAAGGCTTCTGCCGCAATATCCGTTGCGCGTCGTTGTCGTCAGCTCGCAAAGTGAAGCTGTGCTTGACGCTATGAACGCCGGTGCTGTTGACTTTGTTGCCAAACCTGATACAACGTCCGGCCGCTCTTCCAGCATTTTCATAGCGGATCTAATAGAAAAAATAAAAATCTCCTCCTACGCGAAGCTCCCCGTTGTCCAGTCAGCGGCGCCAGCGGCAAGAAGCATTCTACAGCCCGTTTCAACCGCCACCAAAAAGCTCATCGCTCTGGGGGCTTCGACCGGCGGCACCGAGGCCATTTTCTCTGTTTTAAACGCGCTGCCGACCAACCTACCCGGTATTGTCATCGTTCAGCATATCCCGCCTGTTTTTTCTAGGACTTTCGCCGAGCGTCTTAACAGGACAACGCGCCTGCGCGTGAAAGAAGCTCAGACAGGTGATTTTGTGGAACCCGGCACTGCTTTTATAGCCCCCGGTGACAAGCATCTGATAGTCAACAAAATCGGCGACAAGATCCGTCTGGAATGCTATGTTGGTGAAAAGGTCAACGGGCATTGCCCCTCCGTCGACGTTTTGTTTAACTCTGTGGCGCTCTCCATCGGTAAAGATGCTGTCGGGGTCATCCTGACAGGCATGGGTGCCGACGGCGCAAGAGGGCTCGCGCTGATGCGCCAGAAAGGTGCCAGGACAATTGGCCAGGACGAGGCGACCTCTGTCGTCTACGGTATGCCCAAAGTCGCGTTTGAAATCGGCGCCGTTGAAAAGCAGGCGCCCCTTGATGCCATTGCACAAGCCATCGTCACCGCTGCAACTTAA
- a CDS encoding DUF47 domain-containing protein produces MFRVTRKEEVFFTMFENTAEMACKAAKKLHDLISNYSDVDAKIDAIEKIEHECDILVHGIVDQLNKSFITPIDREDINEIAKELDNITDAIEDTAHRFRMFDIKAVTDDAKLLSALIVRCTEELKCVMSELKNMKTSKTLCEKIIEVNRIENEGDDIYRRVTADLFTSGLDALEIIKWKEIYEFLERSFDACEDVANIVEGIVTKHA; encoded by the coding sequence ATGTTCCGAGTCACACGCAAGGAAGAAGTATTTTTTACGATGTTTGAAAACACGGCCGAAATGGCTTGCAAGGCCGCGAAAAAGCTGCATGACCTTATCAGCAATTATTCTGACGTCGATGCAAAAATTGATGCGATTGAAAAGATTGAACACGAGTGTGACATTCTTGTTCATGGTATCGTCGACCAGCTCAACAAATCCTTTATCACGCCGATTGACCGCGAGGATATCAACGAAATCGCCAAGGAGCTCGACAATATCACCGACGCCATTGAGGATACGGCCCACCGTTTTCGAATGTTTGACATTAAAGCTGTCACCGACGACGCCAAGCTCCTTTCCGCCCTCATTGTCCGCTGTACGGAAGAACTTAAATGCGTCATGTCTGAGCTTAAAAACATGAAAACCAGCAAAACGCTGTGTGAAAAAATTATCGAGGTCAATCGCATTGAAAACGAGGGCGACGATATTTACCGCCGTGTAACGGCCGACCTCTTTACAAGCGGTCTGGACGCGTTGGAAATCATCAAATGGAAAGAAATTTACGAGTTCCTCGAGCGCTCCTTCGACGCCTGCGAGGATGTCGCCAATATTGTTGAAGGGATCGTCACAAAGCATGCTTAG
- the fliS gene encoding flagellar export chaperone FliS codes for MDYKKIKQEYLKQSVMTASPAELIVMLFDAALRHLKLAQISLEDNQNVSSAHTHFINAQEIILELVNCLDTSVDLSAQLLDIYDFLLRTLREMNSRKDLSLMPDVLEILTAMRDTWEKIAKAPYAPTQEVSCG; via the coding sequence GTGGATTATAAGAAAATTAAACAGGAATACTTAAAGCAAAGCGTGATGACGGCGAGCCCGGCAGAACTGATTGTCATGCTGTTTGACGCGGCTTTGCGGCATTTGAAGCTCGCACAGATTAGCTTGGAAGACAATCAGAACGTCAGCAGCGCGCATACGCATTTCATTAACGCGCAGGAAATTATCCTCGAGCTTGTGAATTGTCTGGATACAAGTGTCGATCTCTCTGCCCAACTGCTGGATATTTACGATTTCCTGCTTCGGACACTGCGCGAGATGAACAGCCGAAAAGACCTCTCCCTCATGCCCGACGTTCTGGAAATTCTCACCGCCATGCGAGACACCTGGGAGAAAATCGCCAAAGCGCCGTATGCACCGACGCAAGAGGTCAGCTGCGGATGA
- the trxA gene encoding thioredoxin — translation MSVLTITRDNFEAEVIRSDKPVLLDFWASWCGPCRMVSPIVDEVANETTNAKVGKINVDEQPELAQAFNVMSIPTLAVVKGGKVVKTAVGVRPKADILRLLDV, via the coding sequence ATGTCGGTACTGACAATCACAAGAGATAATTTTGAAGCTGAGGTCATTCGTTCGGACAAACCGGTTCTGCTCGATTTCTGGGCATCATGGTGCGGGCCGTGCCGCATGGTATCGCCGATTGTCGACGAGGTAGCCAATGAAACCACAAATGCGAAGGTCGGCAAAATCAACGTGGATGAACAGCCCGAATTGGCGCAGGCGTTTAACGTTATGAGCATTCCGACGCTGGCCGTAGTCAAGGGCGGCAAGGTTGTCAAAACAGCTGTCGGCGTCCGCCCGAAGGCGGACATCCTGCGCCTGCTTGACGTATAA
- a CDS encoding methyl-accepting chemotaxis protein, translated as MNNTFKKSSITVKLLSSFSIVGVALIILGLMALDVLPFGQTGRIIIVIFLFLLGLAAATIVTRYFRNNIIAHLEAVTTGLNMLAEGNLSYFDKDVWLDASSTETCKQSDAFNNLIKRSKEKVEDTRQIANGDLTTHIHMQSDNDELGQALLDVVHNTHRVVSAIFAAADQVSSGSNLVADSSFSLSQGATVQASSIQQLTASLVEIASQTNLNAKNAEKANDLSQKAKVNAAEGNEHMQDMLNAMDEINDSSANIGKIIKVIDDIAFQTNILALNAAVEAARAGQHGKGFAVVAEEVRNLAAKSAQAAQETTNLIEGSKRKVESGTKIARDTAEALREIVTHVEIAADLIHSIAQASNEQALSIEQINSGIQQVSEVVQTNAATSQESAAASEQLSGQAAQLKESVSVFKLKRAGGASRQTKTDRSPESIQMLNQLSSKPQTKQKISLSEGDFGKY; from the coding sequence ATGAATAATACGTTTAAAAAATCGAGCATAACGGTTAAGCTGCTGTCCAGTTTTTCCATTGTCGGCGTGGCGCTGATCATCCTTGGCCTGATGGCGCTGGATGTACTCCCGTTTGGGCAGACAGGCCGCATCATCATCGTTATATTCCTTTTCCTGCTGGGGCTGGCAGCCGCCACCATTGTAACGCGTTATTTCAGAAACAACATTATCGCGCATCTTGAGGCTGTCACAACCGGCCTGAATATGCTGGCCGAAGGCAACCTCTCCTATTTTGACAAAGATGTCTGGCTCGACGCATCAAGCACGGAGACATGCAAGCAGTCCGATGCTTTCAACAACCTCATTAAACGTTCGAAGGAAAAGGTTGAAGACACGCGCCAGATCGCCAACGGCGATTTAACGACACACATACATATGCAAAGTGACAACGATGAACTCGGCCAGGCGCTTTTAGACGTCGTTCACAACACGCACCGCGTCGTGAGCGCGATTTTTGCGGCGGCCGATCAGGTCTCCTCCGGCTCCAATCTCGTAGCCGATTCGAGCTTTTCCCTCTCGCAGGGCGCAACAGTTCAGGCAAGCTCCATCCAGCAGCTGACGGCTTCACTTGTTGAGATCGCCTCACAGACGAATCTCAACGCGAAAAATGCGGAAAAAGCAAACGATTTGTCCCAAAAGGCTAAAGTCAATGCTGCCGAAGGCAATGAGCATATGCAGGATATGCTCAACGCGATGGACGAAATAAATGATTCCTCCGCCAACATCGGTAAAATCATAAAGGTCATTGACGATATCGCCTTCCAGACAAATATCCTGGCGCTCAATGCTGCGGTCGAGGCAGCCCGCGCCGGCCAGCACGGCAAGGGCTTTGCCGTTGTCGCTGAGGAGGTCAGAAACCTCGCTGCCAAGTCCGCACAGGCCGCACAGGAGACGACGAATCTCATTGAAGGTTCCAAACGCAAGGTCGAGTCCGGCACGAAAATTGCCAGAGACACGGCTGAAGCGCTTCGCGAAATCGTCACGCATGTTGAGATTGCCGCTGACTTAATCCACTCAATCGCACAGGCGTCAAACGAACAGGCCTTGTCCATAGAACAGATTAACAGCGGTATTCAGCAGGTCTCGGAAGTCGTGCAGACAAATGCCGCGACAAGCCAGGAAAGCGCCGCCGCCAGCGAGCAGCTATCCGGCCAGGCAGCTCAGCTGAAGGAATCTGTCAGTGTATTTAAACTCAAAAGAGCCGGCGGGGCTTCCCGGCAGACAAAAACCGACCGCAGCCCGGAGTCGATTCAGATGCTCAATCAGCTCTCCAGCAAACCGCAGACCAAACAGAAAATTTCGCTGAGTGAAGGTGATTTTGGCAAATATTAA
- a CDS encoding ferredoxin, with protein MKATVDKSGCIACTLCASICPDVFRMGSDGLAEAYADVTQELQSSAEEARDSCPVSVISLED; from the coding sequence ATGAAAGCTACTGTAGATAAATCAGGCTGCATCGCCTGCACGCTGTGCGCCTCCATCTGCCCGGACGTCTTCCGTATGGGCTCAGACGGATTGGCGGAGGCTTATGCCGACGTCACCCAAGAGCTGCAGTCCAGTGCCGAGGAAGCGCGGGATTCCTGCCCCGTTTCCGTCATCTCTCTCGAAGACTGA